Proteins from a genomic interval of Oncorhynchus clarkii lewisi isolate Uvic-CL-2024 chromosome 13, UVic_Ocla_1.0, whole genome shotgun sequence:
- the LOC139365045 gene encoding ataxin-7-like protein 3 isoform X3 → MKMEDMSLSGLDNTKLEALAQDIYSDLVEDACLGLCFEVHRAVKQGYFFLDDTDQESMKDFEIVDQPGVDIFGQVYNQWKNKECVCPNCNRSIAASRFAPHLEKCLGMGRNSSRIANRRIASSNNMNNKSESDQEDNDDVNDNDWSYGSEKKAKKRKSDKVFLHSLKQHIPLNPNSPRRSKSVKHKNGELSNSVNADPYKYNYNTGINYETLGPDELRSLLTTQCGVISEHTKKMCTRSSLPDADTMVESDCYDASDGQVLMSRLQWDGSSDISPSDSASSKASTNNSDSKKPKKKKKSLGLNSTGGGGGSGSGGGSSSQTSLVGLSNRKKKPKLPVPPAPSIYDNLN, encoded by the exons ATGAAAATGGAGGATATGTCTCTGTCGGGCCTGGACAACACCAAGCTAGAG GCCTTGGCTCAGGACATCTACTCGGACCTGGTGGAGGACGCCTGTTTGGGCCTGTGTTTCGAGGTGCATCGTGCTGTcaaacagggctacttcttcctGGATGACACGGACCAAGAAAGCATGAAGGACTTCG AAATCGTTGACCAACCAGGAGTGGACATTTTCGGGCAAGTGTACAATCAGTGGAAAAacaaggagtgtgtgtgtcccAACTGCAACCGGAGCATTGCTGCGTCCCGCTTTGCCCCTCATCTGGAGAAATGCTTGGGCATGGGGCGCAACAGCAGCCGCATCGCCAACCGCAG AATAGCAAGCAGTAACAACATGAACAACAAATCAGAGAGTGATCAGGAAGACAATGATGACGTCAATGACAATGACTGGTCGTATGGCTCAGAAAAAAAAG CTAAGAAGAGAAAGTCAGATAAGGTATTTTTACATTCTTTGAAACAACATATACCTTTG AATCCAAATTCACCCAGAAGATCAAAATCTGTAAAGCATAAAAATG GGGAGCTTAGTAATAGTGTCAATGCAGATCCATACAAG TACAACTATAACACTGGCATCAATTACGAAACTTTAGGCCCTGACGAACTGAGGTCTCTGTTGACAACA CAATGTGGAGTGATCTCAGAGCACACCAAGAAGATGTGCACCAG GTCGTCTCTGCCCGATGCAGACACGATGGTGGAGAGTGACTGCTACGACGCCTCAGACGGACAGGTTCTCATGAGTCGCCTACAGTGGGACGGATCCTCAGACATCTCCCCCTCCGATTCAGCCTCCTCCAAAGCTA GCACCAACAACTCCGATTCTAAGAagcccaagaagaagaagaagtctcTTGGCCTAAACAGCACAGGAGGAGGGGGCGGCAGTGGGAGTGGAGGGGGCAGTAGCTCCCAGACTAGTCTAGTAGGCCTATCCAACAGAAAGAAGAAGCCCAAGCTTCCTGTTCCCCCTGCACCCAGTATCTATGACAACCTAAACTAG
- the LOC139365046 gene encoding transmembrane and ubiquitin-like domain-containing protein 1, whose translation MAVCALTMDGMGDEVAAVSGVLLLVLALVLAWLSTQVADRGDHILSTILTVGAHASLIGLGGHESYSGGPPSADTPEQQTPPPSQENKPEEGEPGSEREDGEITGEGTAGAGVDMLLNIQGKKPQTYQPDDDDDDEDDEEEDDYEEEDQVQKLSPVVSCTSITVRLKFLNDTEEVAVLSPQDTVGLLKSKHFSGRERQIKLIYQGQLLQDPKRTLLSLNISHNSVIHCHVSQVLREASPEEAARSGASGGIRAAGLALSTSSLVVPVFVVMLAVVWYFRINYRQFFTAPATISLVGVTVFFSFLIFGMHSR comes from the exons ATGGCGGTGTGTGCACTGACAATGGACGGGATGGGAGACGAGGTGGCTGCAGTAAGCGGTGTGTTACTCCTGGTCTTGGCCTTGGTCCTGGCTTGGCTCTCCACGCAAGTGGCAGATCGGGGAGACCACATCCTGAGCACCATCCTTACAGTCGGTGCCCACGCCTCTCTAATCGGGCTGGGGGGCCATGAGAGTTACAGTGGAGGGCCACCCAGTGCAGACACCCCAGAGCAGCAAACACCTCCACCCTCCCAGGAGAACAAGCCAGAGGAGGGGGAGCCTGGGTCTGAGAGGGAAGATGGGGAGATAACAGGAGAGGGGACTGCAGGGGCTGGAGTTGACATGCTGTTGAATATCCAGGGGAAGAAACCTCAGACATACcagcctgatgatgatgatgatgatgaagatgatgaggaagaggatgactATGAGGAAGAAGATCAAGTTCAGAAGCTGAGCCCAGTGGTCTCCTGCACCAGCATCACGGTTCGTTTGAAGTTCCTGAATGACACAGAAGAGGTGGCAGTCCTGAGTCCCCAGGATACAGTGGGTCTACTGAAGAG TAAGCACTTCTCAGGGCGGGAGCGTCAGATCAAGTTGATCTACCAGGGCCAGCTGCTTCAGGATCCCAAACGGACTCTGCTCTCCCTCAACATCTCTCACAACAGTGTGATCCACTGCCACGTGTCCCAGGTGCTGCGGGAGGCCAGCCCAGAGGAGGCAGCTCGCTCTGGGGCTAGTGGGGGAATCAGGGCTGCAGGCCTGGCTCTGAGCACCAGCAGCCTGGTGGTGCCTGTGTTTGTGGTGATGTTAGCCGTGGTCTGGTACTTCCGCATCAACTACCGTCAGTTCTTCACCGCCCCTGCTACCATCTCCCTGGTGGGAGTCACTGTGTTCTTCAGCTTCCTCATCTTTGGAATGCACAGCCGGTGA
- the LOC139365045 gene encoding ataxin-7-like protein 3 isoform X1, whose product MKMEDMSLSGLDNTKLEALAQDIYSDLVEDACLGLCFEVHRAVKQGYFFLDDTDQESMKDFEIVDQPGVDIFGQVYNQWKNKECVCPNCNRSIAASRFAPHLEKCLGMGRNSSRIANRRIASSNNMNNKSESDQEDNDDVNDNDWSYGSEKKAKKRKSDKVFLHSLKQHIPLNPNSPRRSKSVKHKNGELSNSVNADPYKYNYNTGINYETLGPDELRSLLTTQCGVISEHTKKMCTRSQRCPQHTDEQRRAVRVFLLGLSASSLPDADTMVESDCYDASDGQVLMSRLQWDGSSDISPSDSASSKASTNNSDSKKPKKKKKSLGLNSTGGGGGSGSGGGSSSQTSLVGLSNRKKKPKLPVPPAPSIYDNLN is encoded by the exons ATGAAAATGGAGGATATGTCTCTGTCGGGCCTGGACAACACCAAGCTAGAG GCCTTGGCTCAGGACATCTACTCGGACCTGGTGGAGGACGCCTGTTTGGGCCTGTGTTTCGAGGTGCATCGTGCTGTcaaacagggctacttcttcctGGATGACACGGACCAAGAAAGCATGAAGGACTTCG AAATCGTTGACCAACCAGGAGTGGACATTTTCGGGCAAGTGTACAATCAGTGGAAAAacaaggagtgtgtgtgtcccAACTGCAACCGGAGCATTGCTGCGTCCCGCTTTGCCCCTCATCTGGAGAAATGCTTGGGCATGGGGCGCAACAGCAGCCGCATCGCCAACCGCAG AATAGCAAGCAGTAACAACATGAACAACAAATCAGAGAGTGATCAGGAAGACAATGATGACGTCAATGACAATGACTGGTCGTATGGCTCAGAAAAAAAAG CTAAGAAGAGAAAGTCAGATAAGGTATTTTTACATTCTTTGAAACAACATATACCTTTG AATCCAAATTCACCCAGAAGATCAAAATCTGTAAAGCATAAAAATG GGGAGCTTAGTAATAGTGTCAATGCAGATCCATACAAG TACAACTATAACACTGGCATCAATTACGAAACTTTAGGCCCTGACGAACTGAGGTCTCTGTTGACAACA CAATGTGGAGTGATCTCAGAGCACACCAAGAAGATGTGCACCAG GTCCCAGCGGTGCCCCCAGCACACGGACGAACAGAGGAGGGCCGTCAGGGTGTTCCTCCTGGGGCTGTCCGC GTCGTCTCTGCCCGATGCAGACACGATGGTGGAGAGTGACTGCTACGACGCCTCAGACGGACAGGTTCTCATGAGTCGCCTACAGTGGGACGGATCCTCAGACATCTCCCCCTCCGATTCAGCCTCCTCCAAAGCTA GCACCAACAACTCCGATTCTAAGAagcccaagaagaagaagaagtctcTTGGCCTAAACAGCACAGGAGGAGGGGGCGGCAGTGGGAGTGGAGGGGGCAGTAGCTCCCAGACTAGTCTAGTAGGCCTATCCAACAGAAAGAAGAAGCCCAAGCTTCCTGTTCCCCCTGCACCCAGTATCTATGACAACCTAAACTAG
- the LOC139365045 gene encoding ataxin-7-like protein 3 isoform X4, with product MKMEDMSLSGLDNTKLEALAQDIYSDLVEDACLGLCFEVHRAVKQGYFFLDDTDQESMKDFEIVDQPGVDIFGQVYNQWKNKECVCPNCNRSIAASRFAPHLEKCLGMGRNSSRIANRRIASSNNMNNKSESDQEDNDDVNDNDWSYGSEKKAKKRKSDKNPNSPRRSKSVKHKNGELSNSVNADPYKYNYNTGINYETLGPDELRSLLTTQCGVISEHTKKMCTRSSLPDADTMVESDCYDASDGQVLMSRLQWDGSSDISPSDSASSKASTNNSDSKKPKKKKKSLGLNSTGGGGGSGSGGGSSSQTSLVGLSNRKKKPKLPVPPAPSIYDNLN from the exons ATGAAAATGGAGGATATGTCTCTGTCGGGCCTGGACAACACCAAGCTAGAG GCCTTGGCTCAGGACATCTACTCGGACCTGGTGGAGGACGCCTGTTTGGGCCTGTGTTTCGAGGTGCATCGTGCTGTcaaacagggctacttcttcctGGATGACACGGACCAAGAAAGCATGAAGGACTTCG AAATCGTTGACCAACCAGGAGTGGACATTTTCGGGCAAGTGTACAATCAGTGGAAAAacaaggagtgtgtgtgtcccAACTGCAACCGGAGCATTGCTGCGTCCCGCTTTGCCCCTCATCTGGAGAAATGCTTGGGCATGGGGCGCAACAGCAGCCGCATCGCCAACCGCAG AATAGCAAGCAGTAACAACATGAACAACAAATCAGAGAGTGATCAGGAAGACAATGATGACGTCAATGACAATGACTGGTCGTATGGCTCAGAAAAAAAAG CTAAGAAGAGAAAGTCAGATAAG AATCCAAATTCACCCAGAAGATCAAAATCTGTAAAGCATAAAAATG GGGAGCTTAGTAATAGTGTCAATGCAGATCCATACAAG TACAACTATAACACTGGCATCAATTACGAAACTTTAGGCCCTGACGAACTGAGGTCTCTGTTGACAACA CAATGTGGAGTGATCTCAGAGCACACCAAGAAGATGTGCACCAG GTCGTCTCTGCCCGATGCAGACACGATGGTGGAGAGTGACTGCTACGACGCCTCAGACGGACAGGTTCTCATGAGTCGCCTACAGTGGGACGGATCCTCAGACATCTCCCCCTCCGATTCAGCCTCCTCCAAAGCTA GCACCAACAACTCCGATTCTAAGAagcccaagaagaagaagaagtctcTTGGCCTAAACAGCACAGGAGGAGGGGGCGGCAGTGGGAGTGGAGGGGGCAGTAGCTCCCAGACTAGTCTAGTAGGCCTATCCAACAGAAAGAAGAAGCCCAAGCTTCCTGTTCCCCCTGCACCCAGTATCTATGACAACCTAAACTAG
- the LOC139365045 gene encoding ataxin-7-like protein 3 isoform X5, whose translation MKMEDMSLSGLDNTKLEALAQDIYSDLVEDACLGLCFEVHRAVKQGYFFLDDTDQESMKDFEIVDQPGVDIFGQVYNQWKNKECVCPNCNRSIAASRFAPHLEKCLGMGRNSSRIANRRIASSNNMNNKSESDQEDNDDVNDNDWSYGSEKKAKKRKSDKNPNSPRRSKSVKHKNVLE comes from the exons ATGAAAATGGAGGATATGTCTCTGTCGGGCCTGGACAACACCAAGCTAGAG GCCTTGGCTCAGGACATCTACTCGGACCTGGTGGAGGACGCCTGTTTGGGCCTGTGTTTCGAGGTGCATCGTGCTGTcaaacagggctacttcttcctGGATGACACGGACCAAGAAAGCATGAAGGACTTCG AAATCGTTGACCAACCAGGAGTGGACATTTTCGGGCAAGTGTACAATCAGTGGAAAAacaaggagtgtgtgtgtcccAACTGCAACCGGAGCATTGCTGCGTCCCGCTTTGCCCCTCATCTGGAGAAATGCTTGGGCATGGGGCGCAACAGCAGCCGCATCGCCAACCGCAG AATAGCAAGCAGTAACAACATGAACAACAAATCAGAGAGTGATCAGGAAGACAATGATGACGTCAATGACAATGACTGGTCGTATGGCTCAGAAAAAAAAG CTAAGAAGAGAAAGTCAGATAAG AATCCAAATTCACCCAGAAGATCAAAATCTGTAAAGCATAAAAATG ttTTAGAGTAG
- the LOC139365045 gene encoding ataxin-7-like protein 3 isoform X2 has translation MKMEDMSLSGLDNTKLEALAQDIYSDLVEDACLGLCFEVHRAVKQGYFFLDDTDQESMKDFEIVDQPGVDIFGQVYNQWKNKECVCPNCNRSIAASRFAPHLEKCLGMGRNSSRIANRRIASSNNMNNKSESDQEDNDDVNDNDWSYGSEKKAKKRKSDKNPNSPRRSKSVKHKNGELSNSVNADPYKYNYNTGINYETLGPDELRSLLTTQCGVISEHTKKMCTRSQRCPQHTDEQRRAVRVFLLGLSASSLPDADTMVESDCYDASDGQVLMSRLQWDGSSDISPSDSASSKASTNNSDSKKPKKKKKSLGLNSTGGGGGSGSGGGSSSQTSLVGLSNRKKKPKLPVPPAPSIYDNLN, from the exons ATGAAAATGGAGGATATGTCTCTGTCGGGCCTGGACAACACCAAGCTAGAG GCCTTGGCTCAGGACATCTACTCGGACCTGGTGGAGGACGCCTGTTTGGGCCTGTGTTTCGAGGTGCATCGTGCTGTcaaacagggctacttcttcctGGATGACACGGACCAAGAAAGCATGAAGGACTTCG AAATCGTTGACCAACCAGGAGTGGACATTTTCGGGCAAGTGTACAATCAGTGGAAAAacaaggagtgtgtgtgtcccAACTGCAACCGGAGCATTGCTGCGTCCCGCTTTGCCCCTCATCTGGAGAAATGCTTGGGCATGGGGCGCAACAGCAGCCGCATCGCCAACCGCAG AATAGCAAGCAGTAACAACATGAACAACAAATCAGAGAGTGATCAGGAAGACAATGATGACGTCAATGACAATGACTGGTCGTATGGCTCAGAAAAAAAAG CTAAGAAGAGAAAGTCAGATAAG AATCCAAATTCACCCAGAAGATCAAAATCTGTAAAGCATAAAAATG GGGAGCTTAGTAATAGTGTCAATGCAGATCCATACAAG TACAACTATAACACTGGCATCAATTACGAAACTTTAGGCCCTGACGAACTGAGGTCTCTGTTGACAACA CAATGTGGAGTGATCTCAGAGCACACCAAGAAGATGTGCACCAG GTCCCAGCGGTGCCCCCAGCACACGGACGAACAGAGGAGGGCCGTCAGGGTGTTCCTCCTGGGGCTGTCCGC GTCGTCTCTGCCCGATGCAGACACGATGGTGGAGAGTGACTGCTACGACGCCTCAGACGGACAGGTTCTCATGAGTCGCCTACAGTGGGACGGATCCTCAGACATCTCCCCCTCCGATTCAGCCTCCTCCAAAGCTA GCACCAACAACTCCGATTCTAAGAagcccaagaagaagaagaagtctcTTGGCCTAAACAGCACAGGAGGAGGGGGCGGCAGTGGGAGTGGAGGGGGCAGTAGCTCCCAGACTAGTCTAGTAGGCCTATCCAACAGAAAGAAGAAGCCCAAGCTTCCTGTTCCCCCTGCACCCAGTATCTATGACAACCTAAACTAG